TCGCTCATGTTCGTCACCGTGACTTTGGTTGAGCGCATGACTAGGTGCGTGTAGCAGTTTTTTAGTGATAGACAAGCTCATCATCTCTAATACTTTCTCTGCACTTTCACCTTTTTGAATCAATTTGATTGCTTTATCGAGTTCAGCCGCCCGCATCATTTCTGCTTGGTCTCTTAAGGCCTTAATTGTGGGCACAGAACCACGTTTATGCAGCCATTGCATGAATGTTTCAACTTGGGCGCTGACTATCGTTTCTGCTGTCATTGCAGCCTCTTGGCGATTACCAATGCCATCGGTAACCACTTGCGCAAGATCATCAACCGTATATAAAAAAACATCATCTAGTTGTGCCACTTCGGTTTCAATATCGCGTGGGACGGCCAAATCGACCATAAATATTGGTCTGTGTTTGCGTGCTTTAATCGCGCGCTCAACCATGCCTAAGCCAACAATTGGCAATTGACTCGCCGTGCTGGTAATCACAATGTCAAACGCTGCAAATCGCTCTGGCAGATCATTAAGCAAAATCGCTTCTGCATGGATTTTATCTGCTAGCGCAGCCCCACGTTCTTTTGTGCGATTTGCGACGGTGATGCTTTTGGGTTTTTGCGCGGCGAAGTGATTGGCGCAGAGGGATATCATTTCCCCTGCACCGATAAATAATACGTTTTGTTCTGATAAGTTACCAAAGATGCGCTGTGCCAGTTTAACCGCTGCCGCAGCCATAGAGATGGAGCTAGCGCCAATATCAGTGTTAGTACGCACTTCTTTTGCTACTTCAAACGTACGCTGAAATAATTTATGCAAATGCGTGCCCAATGTGCCCGCTTCTTGCGCGAGTTTTACCGATTGTTTAAATTGCCCTAATATTTGCGCCTCACCTAGTACCATACTGTCTAAGCCAGAAGCCACTCTAAAGGCATGTTTGACCGCTTCTTGATTAGCGAGTGTGTAAGTGTAAGGTTGGATATGATTAACATCTAGCTTGTGATAATTGGCTAACCAATGCACCACTGGCAGCGCATCAGCTGACTGCACATAAATCTCTGTACGATTGCAAGTAGATAAGATTGCCGCCTCTGTCGCGCTTTTAACGGTTAAATCGAACAATGCTTCGTGCATATTGTCGATGCTAAACGCGACATTCTCACGAATTTCGATAGGGGCGGTGGTGTGATTGACACCTATTGTATACAACTGCATTTCGCTATTTTACCAAGTCATTCATGTTGTTGGAAAATAAACTAACGTTTGAAAACTGGTTTAGTTCACCAAAACATTCAGCAAAGCGCTTATCCAAATGTAGAAATCGCGTTAAAATAGCGTTTTAATTTTACCAAAAATCATCAATAGATAACGGAAACGATTATGAGTGAATATAGAATTGCCCCAAGTATCCTATCAGCTAATTTTGCTAAGTTAGGCCAAGAGATTGAAGATGTGATTCAATCTGGAACCGATATTGTGCATTTTGATGTGATGGATAATCACTATGTACCCAACTTAACGATTGGCCCTTTGGTTTGTGAGGCAATTCGCGATTTATCTCACAATGTGGGTGCATTGATTGATGTGCATTTAATGGTTGAGCCAGTTGACCGTATTATTCCTGATTTTGCTAAAGCAGGTGCCGACATCATTACTTTTCACCCAGAAGCATCTAATCATATTGATCGTAGTCTTTCTATGGTTCGTGATTTAGGCTGTAAATCTGGTTTGGTATTCAACCCAGCCACGCCATTGCACTATTTGGAGCATGTCATGGATAAAGTTGACATGATTTTACTCATGTCAGTCAACCCTGGTTTTGGCGGTCAGAAGTTCATTCCACAAACATTAGCAAAAGCAAATCAAGCACGTGCAATCATTGATGCGTACACTGCCAAAACTGGCCGTCAAATTTGGTTAGAAATTGACGGGGGTGTAAATCCAGACAATATCGCTGAGATTGCCGCAGCAGGCGTTGATACCTTTGTGGCAGGCAGTGCTATTTTTGGTAAGCCAAAAGATACTGATCCACATCGCTATGACTCTGTCGTTAAATCAATGCGTGATGCATTAGCAACTGTTAAGTAGCATTCATTATGGATTTCCTTAAAATGCAAGCAACTGTAAGTGGGCGATGGTGGGGCTTAATTTAGCTCCAAGCGTATGCTTTTGCTTACGCCAATCGTAGACAACTTTTTAAGGAAAATCATGCTTCAAGCTCTTACCAAAAACGAATTTGATGCCTTAGCGCAACAAGGCTATAACCGTATTCCATTGGTTCAAGAAACGTTTGCCGATTTAGATACGCCATTATCTTTATATCTCAAACTCGCTAACCAACCCTTCTCATATTTATTAGAAAGTGTGCAAGGTGGCGAGCGTTTTGGTCGCTACTCCATTATTGGACTGCCTGCAAAAACACGTATTGTTGCCAATGGTTTTCAGGTGCAAGTACTGCAAGATGACCAAGTATTAGAGTCGCACGACAATACCAATCCGCTCGATTTTGTTAAAACCTTTCAAGCACGCTTTAAAACGCCGCCATATAAAGGTTTGCCAAGATTTACCGGCGGTTTAGCTGGCTATTTTGGCTACGAGACAATTCGCTATATCGAAAAGCGATTAGCACATAGTCAAAAGCCAGATGCAATTGGTACGCCAGATATCTTGTTAATGGTGTCAGAAGAAATAGCTGTTGTAGACAATTTAAGCGGTAAACTTTATTTTATCGTGTATGCCAATCCCAAAGAGCAAGGTGCTTATGAGCAAGCCCATCAACGCATTAAGACATTGATGCAACAATTGCGTCAAACGGTAGAAATTCCAATATCTCAACAATCTACAGCGACACAAGCATCTTCAGAGTTTGGTGAGGAAAATTTTAAAGCGGTTGTTCAGAAGGCGCAGAACTACATATTAGAAGGCGATATTATGCAAGTTGTGTTAAGTCAGCGTTTATCGCAAGACTTTACTGCTTCGCCATTATCACTGTATCGCGCATTACGTAGTCTCAATCCATCGCCTTATATGTTCTATTACGACATGGGCGATCACCATGTTGTTGGGGCTTCGCCTGAGATTTTAGTGCGATTGGAAGATGGTGTGGTGACTTCAAGACCAATTGCGGGTACGCGCCCACGTGGTAAAACACGAGAAGACGATGTGGCACTGGCAAAAGAGTTATTGGCTGACCCAAAAGAATGTGCAGAACATGTGCAATTGATGGATTTAGGCAGAAATGATGTTGGTCGTGTAGCGCAAACTGGAACAGTGAAAGTAACGGATAATATGATGATAGAACGTTATTCGCATGTGATGCATATTGTGAGTAATGTAGAAGGTCAGCTTAAGCCAAATATGGATGCAATTGATGTATTAAAAGCCACATTCCCAGCTGGCACAGTGTCGGGCGCACCTAAAGTGCGAGCAATGGAAATTATTGATGAATTTGAGCCAAGTAAGCGTGGTATTTATGCAGGCGCGGTTGGCTACTTGGGTTTTAACGGCGATATGGATGTCGCGATTGCGATTAGAACTGGCGTGATTAAAAATGACAAGTTATATGTACAAGCTGGCGCTGGTATTGTTGCTGACTCTGTGCCGCAAAGCGAATGGGATGAAACACAAAATAAAGCAAAAGCGGTTTTGCGTGCGGCTGAATTGGTGCAAGCTGGTCTGGACTTCACTTTAGAAACAGCCTCGAAGACAGGGTATTAATATGTTGCTCATGATCGATAATTACGACTCTTTCACCTACAACTTGGTGCAATATTTTGGCGAACTAGGCCAAGATGTGCAGGTGTATCGCAATGATGAAATTGATTTGGCAAAAGTGGCTGAACTGAACCCGCGCCATATTGTGATTTCACCAGGCCCCTGTACACCAAATGAAGCAGGTATTTCTGTACCGCTTATTCATGCGTTTGCTGGCAAAATTCCGTTGTTAGGGGTTTGTTTAGGACATCAAAGCATTGGGCAAGCTTTTGGCGGCAACATCATTAAAGCCAAAACCTTAATGCATGGCAAAACTTCACTTATTCATCACAATAATGAAGGCGTGTTCAAAGGTTTAGCCAATCCATATACGGCAACGCGTTATCATTCATTGGTGATTGAAAAAGAAAGTTTGCCGGATTGTTTAGCAATCACTGCATGGACAGAAGATGGCGAAATTATGGGTGTACACCATAAAACCTTAGCTATTGAAGGGGTGCAGTTTCATCCTGAATCTGTGTTAACAGAGTATGGGCATGAATTACTAGATAACTTTATTAAAGCGTATTAATGATGTTTAAAGATACCTTAAATCAATTA
This region of Methylophilaceae bacterium genomic DNA includes:
- a CDS encoding glutamyl-tRNA reductase, which translates into the protein MQLYTIGVNHTTAPIEIRENVAFSIDNMHEALFDLTVKSATEAAILSTCNRTEIYVQSADALPVVHWLANYHKLDVNHIQPYTYTLANQEAVKHAFRVASGLDSMVLGEAQILGQFKQSVKLAQEAGTLGTHLHKLFQRTFEVAKEVRTNTDIGASSISMAAAAVKLAQRIFGNLSEQNVLFIGAGEMISLCANHFAAQKPKSITVANRTKERGAALADKIHAEAILLNDLPERFAAFDIVITSTASQLPIVGLGMVERAIKARKHRPIFMVDLAVPRDIETEVAQLDDVFLYTVDDLAQVVTDGIGNRQEAAMTAETIVSAQVETFMQWLHKRGSVPTIKALRDQAEMMRAAELDKAIKLIQKGESAEKVLEMMSLSITKKLLHAPSHALNQSHGDEHERLAQLLRHIYQIKN
- the rpe gene encoding ribulose-phosphate 3-epimerase, translating into MMSEYRIAPSILSANFAKLGQEIEDVIQSGTDIVHFDVMDNHYVPNLTIGPLVCEAIRDLSHNVGALIDVHLMVEPVDRIIPDFAKAGADIITFHPEASNHIDRSLSMVRDLGCKSGLVFNPATPLHYLEHVMDKVDMILLMSVNPGFGGQKFIPQTLAKANQARAIIDAYTAKTGRQIWLEIDGGVNPDNIAEIAAAGVDTFVAGSAIFGKPKDTDPHRYDSVVKSMRDALATVK
- a CDS encoding anthranilate synthase component I, encoding MLQALTKNEFDALAQQGYNRIPLVQETFADLDTPLSLYLKLANQPFSYLLESVQGGERFGRYSIIGLPAKTRIVANGFQVQVLQDDQVLESHDNTNPLDFVKTFQARFKTPPYKGLPRFTGGLAGYFGYETIRYIEKRLAHSQKPDAIGTPDILLMVSEEIAVVDNLSGKLYFIVYANPKEQGAYEQAHQRIKTLMQQLRQTVEIPISQQSTATQASSEFGEENFKAVVQKAQNYILEGDIMQVVLSQRLSQDFTASPLSLYRALRSLNPSPYMFYYDMGDHHVVGASPEILVRLEDGVVTSRPIAGTRPRGKTREDDVALAKELLADPKECAEHVQLMDLGRNDVGRVAQTGTVKVTDNMMIERYSHVMHIVSNVEGQLKPNMDAIDVLKATFPAGTVSGAPKVRAMEIIDEFEPSKRGIYAGAVGYLGFNGDMDVAIAIRTGVIKNDKLYVQAGAGIVADSVPQSEWDETQNKAKAVLRAAELVQAGLDFTLETASKTGY
- a CDS encoding aminodeoxychorismate/anthranilate synthase component II translates to MLLMIDNYDSFTYNLVQYFGELGQDVQVYRNDEIDLAKVAELNPRHIVISPGPCTPNEAGISVPLIHAFAGKIPLLGVCLGHQSIGQAFGGNIIKAKTLMHGKTSLIHHNNEGVFKGLANPYTATRYHSLVIEKESLPDCLAITAWTEDGEIMGVHHKTLAIEGVQFHPESVLTEYGHELLDNFIKAY